One window of the Candidatus Jettenia sp. genome contains the following:
- a CDS encoding B12-binding domain-containing radical SAM protein has product MRITFLIPPPIDGKIPERVSGCAYLLYYVPNIFLLSAAAILEKEGYKIRYIESTVKKWDRKYFLNFLKEDLSDIYCFYAVNLSQKTDVQALRDIRDIRRDIPVIFFGPAPSDRPAEFVVDTNTYVVRGEPEHTMLELVRALETKSSIEGIKSISFKNNNEIVHNTNREPIEDLDVLPFPARHLLEERDIYYNPKLGERPFTAVCTSRGCSYRCIYCVPSSLSFSRELEYKHHVARKPPVRKRSPEHIIEEFKLLKSQGYKAVNVQDDQFVWGEERTIKICEGIQDLGIVWGCSARSDHLNEAIVSAMASAHCKFIDLGVESFNQEILDYIKKDIDVRKNEEAIKLVKRYGISAKINIMFGASPMETSATIQKNMEEVKRLKVDQVMYNIANPFPGTEFYQIAKENKLFVYGDYRPVNVAKEANITYSHLSKTDLEKAVRRANFKFFITPRFISKNVRRLGSLDSLKAMLKKLF; this is encoded by the coding sequence ATGAGGATTACTTTTCTCATACCACCTCCTATTGATGGAAAGATCCCTGAACGGGTTTCGGGATGTGCTTATCTGCTCTATTACGTTCCAAATATTTTCCTTCTCAGTGCTGCTGCTATATTGGAAAAGGAAGGTTATAAGATCAGATATATTGAGAGTACTGTTAAGAAATGGGATCGAAAATATTTCCTGAATTTTTTGAAGGAAGATTTAAGCGATATATATTGCTTCTATGCTGTTAATCTATCTCAAAAGACTGATGTTCAGGCGCTAAGAGATATTCGCGATATACGAAGAGATATACCGGTTATTTTTTTTGGTCCTGCACCCTCTGATAGACCTGCAGAATTTGTAGTAGATACAAACACCTATGTAGTTAGGGGTGAGCCTGAACATACAATGCTTGAACTAGTAAGAGCACTTGAGACCAAATCGAGTATTGAAGGTATAAAAAGTATATCCTTCAAAAACAATAATGAAATTGTTCATAATACAAATAGAGAACCGATAGAAGATTTGGATGTATTACCCTTTCCAGCCAGACATCTCCTGGAAGAAAGGGATATTTACTATAATCCCAAATTAGGGGAGCGTCCATTTACGGCTGTTTGTACCTCAAGGGGTTGCTCGTATCGATGTATTTACTGTGTTCCATCTTCCCTGAGTTTCTCAAGGGAACTCGAATATAAACACCATGTAGCCAGAAAGCCACCAGTAAGAAAGAGATCCCCTGAACATATTATTGAGGAATTTAAGTTGCTAAAATCACAAGGTTACAAGGCTGTGAATGTCCAGGATGACCAGTTTGTGTGGGGTGAAGAGCGGACAATTAAGATTTGTGAAGGGATACAAGATCTGGGTATTGTGTGGGGTTGTTCTGCGAGATCAGATCATCTGAATGAGGCAATCGTGAGTGCCATGGCATCAGCTCATTGCAAGTTTATCGATCTTGGTGTTGAATCCTTTAATCAGGAAATATTAGACTATATAAAGAAAGATATCGATGTGAGAAAGAATGAAGAGGCTATTAAACTGGTAAAAAGATATGGTATATCGGCCAAAATCAATATCATGTTTGGTGCGTCTCCAATGGAGACATCGGCTACTATTCAAAAGAATATGGAAGAAGTGAAGCGATTGAAGGTAGATCAGGTGATGTATAACATTGCAAATCCATTTCCTGGTACAGAATTTTATCAAATTGCCAAAGAGAATAAATTATTTGTGTATGGTGATTATAGACCTGTTAATGTGGCAAAAGAAGCTAATATTACCTATTCTCATCTTAGTAAGACAGACCTTGAAAAGGCTGTACGTCGTGCTAACTTCAAATTTTTTATAACACCTCGCTTTATTTCAAAAAATGTACGGCGGTTAGGTTCTCTCGATTCTTTGAAGGCTATGCTTAAAAAGCTTTTTTAG
- a CDS encoding phosphoribosylaminoimidazolesuccinocarboxamide synthase produces the protein MNNHPLLTTQISELKLHSRGKVRDIYEINDYLLIVTTDRISAFDVVLSDGIPFKGKVLTGLSEFWFNYTSDCIENHLITTQIEKMGSDVIAQYKNILQGRSMLVKKVKVFPVECIIRGYLAGSGWKEYQNTQSICGIKLPPGLKESDKLPEPIFTPSSKATTGHDENIPFSRVVDLIGKKQAEELKDKSMEVYLKANRYATSRGIIICDTKFEWGITQDNRTILIDEVLTPDSSRFWPLEGYKPGKPQPSYDKQFIRDYLESLQWNKKPPAPTLPPDIIQKTSEKYLSAYKALTGKVLT, from the coding sequence ATGAATAACCATCCTCTGCTTACTACTCAAATCTCAGAACTCAAATTGCATAGCCGTGGTAAGGTACGTGATATTTACGAAATTAATGACTATTTGTTAATCGTCACCACAGATCGCATCTCGGCCTTTGATGTAGTTCTTTCAGACGGTATCCCATTCAAAGGAAAGGTACTCACAGGCCTTTCTGAATTCTGGTTTAACTATACTTCTGATTGCATTGAGAATCACCTTATAACTACTCAAATCGAGAAAATGGGCAGCGACGTCATCGCACAATATAAAAATATTCTGCAAGGTCGCTCCATGCTGGTAAAGAAAGTCAAGGTCTTTCCGGTAGAATGTATAATCCGCGGCTATTTAGCAGGTTCTGGCTGGAAGGAGTATCAAAACACCCAATCAATTTGTGGAATAAAATTGCCTCCGGGACTTAAAGAGTCGGATAAGCTTCCAGAACCCATCTTTACCCCTTCAAGCAAAGCAACAACAGGACATGATGAAAATATCCCTTTTTCAAGGGTTGTAGATTTGATTGGTAAAAAGCAAGCCGAAGAATTGAAGGATAAAAGCATGGAGGTTTATCTTAAGGCAAACCGCTATGCAACAAGCAGAGGTATTATCATCTGCGATACCAAGTTTGAATGGGGCATTACTCAGGATAATAGAACGATACTTATTGATGAGGTACTCACACCTGATTCTTCGCGCTTCTGGCCATTAGAAGGCTATAAACCCGGAAAACCACAACCCTCCTATGATAAACAGTTTATCCGGGATTATCTCGAAAGCCTCCAATGGAACAAGAAACCACCAGCGCCAACACTTCCTCCGGATATTATCCAAAAAACTTCAGAAAAATATCTCAGTGCTTATAAGGCACTTACGGGTAAAGTTCTTACTTAA
- a CDS encoding endonuclease III, which produces MFDIDTVLKLIERENKKFNVPVVTIISKERTPFHVLISCILSLRTKDKTTHEASHRLFAVVNTPEDMAEISTEKLEKLIYPVGFYRVKAKNIKEICKELVKTYRGKVPDEIDELLKLSGVGRKTANLVVTLGYKKPGICVDTHVHRITNRWGYVKTKNPKETEFALREKLPKEYWLIINDLLVTFGQNICVPISPKCNFCPVNIYCQKVGVTRHR; this is translated from the coding sequence ATGTTTGATATTGATACTGTGCTGAAGCTTATTGAGCGGGAAAACAAAAAGTTTAACGTACCGGTTGTTACAATCATTTCTAAAGAACGAACTCCATTTCATGTCTTGATCTCATGTATTTTAAGCCTTAGAACAAAGGACAAGACTACTCATGAGGCCTCTCATCGGCTCTTTGCTGTGGTTAATACCCCTGAAGATATGGCAGAGATTTCTACGGAGAAACTAGAGAAGCTTATCTATCCCGTAGGGTTCTATCGGGTAAAGGCAAAGAATATTAAAGAGATTTGCAAGGAGTTGGTAAAAACATACAGGGGTAAAGTGCCAGACGAAATTGATGAGTTATTGAAATTGAGTGGAGTGGGACGTAAGACTGCGAATTTAGTAGTAACCCTTGGGTATAAAAAACCTGGTATTTGTGTGGATACCCATGTTCATCGGATTACCAACCGATGGGGGTATGTTAAAACAAAAAACCCGAAGGAAACCGAATTTGCACTTCGTGAAAAACTTCCAAAAGAATATTGGCTTATCATCAATGATCTTCTTGTTACATTTGGCCAAAACATCTGCGTACCAATCTCTCCCAAATGCAACTTTTGTCCTGTTAATATATATTGCCAAAAAGTAGGTGTGACAAGGCATCGTTAA
- a CDS encoding AIR synthase-related protein, whose protein sequence is MKITQKLIKYGLKTTLGEELLTPTKIYVEPILKILDKHKAKKIIKGMAHITGGGLLENIPRILPDGCAVKLERAKWSVPKIFSIIQDLGKIKDEEMFHVFNMGIGMVLIVSKSEVEFVLRDLNISRETGTIIGEIVEGDKIVHII, encoded by the coding sequence ATGAAGATAACCCAAAAGCTTATTAAATATGGATTAAAGACAACGTTGGGAGAAGAATTGCTGACGCCGACTAAGATTTATGTGGAGCCCATTCTAAAGATTTTAGATAAACATAAGGCAAAAAAGATTATAAAAGGAATGGCGCATATTACCGGTGGTGGACTTTTAGAAAACATACCTCGTATCTTGCCTGATGGTTGTGCTGTTAAGTTGGAAAGAGCGAAATGGAGTGTTCCAAAGATATTTAGTATCATACAAGATTTAGGTAAGATTAAAGACGAAGAAATGTTTCATGTATTTAATATGGGTATTGGTATGGTGCTAATTGTATCCAAGTCAGAAGTGGAATTTGTCTTACGTGATCTTAATATTTCAAGAGAAACGGGAACAATTATCGGCGAGATTGTGGAAGGAGATAAAATTGTGCATATCATATGA
- a CDS encoding ABC transporter permease has product MYKLFISLRYLRNRKISFFAVAGVAVGVMTLIVVLSVMNGFDRELRNRIRGTLAHIIVSKGGMYGLENYKQVVEKIKAFDHVIACAPYIEGPALIKLRGRKEFVYFKGIDPNAEAYVSDFESYIAPFGNQPGDLLKTHGEKNTASAFGGTELLRTGSGEPEKFPQSFIQNGEQIVLVTLKEWDKISVKPFIITGKFKSGMYDFDKNYIYIPLSSAQELVGSKEENAVTGISVKLDNYRYANEIRDKLQMVLGFEYYVQTWEDARKTFLTAVMMERRVMAFILFFIVVVAGFNILAILTMIVLEKSKDIGILKALGATTQGIMSIFLLNGLLISSIGTCIGVAIGLFVIFRINWLEKFLYTISGWRPFPPEVYYFNQIPTEVNALSIVLIAGIAILSGVIFSIYPALRAARLDPVETLRYE; this is encoded by the coding sequence ATGTATAAACTTTTTATTAGTTTACGCTATTTACGTAATAGAAAGATATCATTTTTTGCTGTAGCTGGAGTTGCTGTAGGAGTAATGACACTGATCGTTGTTCTTTCGGTAATGAATGGATTCGATCGGGAACTCCGTAATAGAATAAGAGGAACTCTGGCACATATTATTGTCTCGAAAGGTGGCATGTATGGACTTGAAAATTATAAACAAGTCGTTGAAAAAATAAAAGCTTTTGACCATGTCATCGCCTGTGCACCCTACATCGAGGGTCCGGCACTTATTAAGTTGAGGGGGAGAAAGGAATTTGTCTATTTCAAAGGAATAGACCCAAACGCAGAGGCTTATGTAAGCGATTTTGAGTCGTACATTGCCCCATTTGGAAATCAACCTGGCGATTTATTAAAGACACATGGAGAAAAGAATACTGCAAGCGCCTTTGGGGGTACTGAACTTTTAAGGACAGGGTCGGGAGAGCCCGAAAAATTCCCTCAAAGCTTTATTCAAAATGGAGAACAAATCGTATTAGTTACCCTTAAAGAATGGGACAAAATCAGCGTAAAACCATTTATTATTACAGGAAAATTTAAATCAGGAATGTATGATTTTGATAAAAATTATATATACATTCCTCTCTCCTCAGCTCAAGAACTTGTAGGCTCAAAAGAAGAAAATGCCGTCACTGGAATTAGCGTAAAATTAGATAATTATCGCTATGCTAACGAAATACGAGATAAACTACAAATGGTATTAGGTTTTGAGTATTATGTCCAAACCTGGGAAGATGCAAGAAAAACCTTTTTAACAGCAGTAATGATGGAAAGACGTGTAATGGCATTTATTTTATTTTTTATTGTTGTGGTAGCCGGATTTAATATTCTTGCCATCCTAACAATGATTGTCCTTGAAAAATCTAAAGATATTGGTATCTTGAAAGCTTTAGGAGCAACTACGCAAGGTATTATGTCTATATTTCTTTTAAATGGACTACTCATTAGTAGTATCGGTACCTGTATTGGTGTTGCTATTGGCTTATTTGTCATCTTTAGGATAAATTGGTTAGAAAAATTCTTATATACTATCTCTGGTTGGAGACCGTTTCCACCAGAAGTATATTATTTTAACCAGATACCCACGGAAGTAAATGCCCTTAGTATAGTACTTATTGCAGGTATTGCTATATTGAGTGGTGTAATATTTAGTATTTATCCTGCTTTACGAGCTGCACGGCTTGACCCGGTGGAGACACTACGCTATGAGTAA
- the pssA gene encoding CDP-diacylglycerol--serine O-phosphatidyltransferase: MKIKEMLPTLVTMGNIICGFISILCILNQRFEIAAWLIIAAMALDAFDGRLARMMKSTSKTGAQLDSMADLVTFGIAPAILMIQICVDHAHIILWSIGLFFMMCAAFRLARFNAQKDEGANVPRHFFTGLPSTLSGGTVAQLIILDHFIQTRLGTDIVITLLPFITFALGIFMVSKIPFFNITGKIGIKQGILAMVLEFSAAILFFIITPELALSTTLSCYLIICAMYGVVKGKQLRRNEYSTT, encoded by the coding sequence GTGAAAATAAAAGAAATGTTACCTACTTTAGTAACTATGGGAAATATAATATGTGGGTTTATTTCGATCTTGTGCATTTTGAACCAGAGATTTGAAATAGCAGCATGGTTAATTATAGCAGCTATGGCATTAGATGCCTTTGATGGAAGATTAGCGCGTATGATGAAAAGTACGAGCAAGACAGGCGCCCAGTTAGATTCTATGGCAGATTTAGTAACTTTTGGTATTGCACCTGCCATACTTATGATACAAATATGCGTTGATCACGCTCATATCATACTATGGAGTATTGGATTATTTTTTATGATGTGTGCCGCTTTTCGATTAGCAAGATTTAACGCTCAAAAAGATGAAGGGGCAAATGTACCGAGACATTTCTTCACTGGATTACCCAGTACACTTTCAGGGGGGACGGTTGCACAACTTATTATTCTCGATCATTTTATACAAACGAGACTTGGAACAGATATTGTCATAACACTTTTACCCTTTATAACTTTCGCACTTGGTATATTTATGGTTAGTAAAATTCCCTTTTTCAATATCACAGGTAAGATTGGCATTAAACAGGGTATTTTGGCTATGGTGTTAGAGTTTTCTGCAGCAATCTTATTTTTCATAATTACCCCTGAACTAGCATTATCTACGACGTTGAGCTGCTATTTAATAATTTGTGCAATGTATGGCGTGGTAAAAGGCAAGCAACTCAGAAGAAATGAATACTCCACAACATAG
- a CDS encoding glycosyltransferase family 2 protein, protein MKFSILVPAYNEEQSIASCLNSLIALPDNKEIIVIDDASTDLTVQTIEKFLNRGIILVRRERNGGRAAALNSGLQRSTGDIIVTTDADTVVPPNWLQRFESYFKQQGIVAVGGAYQARNKEKPLANATSILDQILNGMFKKSVVPNKLSGVNSAIHRSALLNSGGFNESSWWSEDSELGWKLKEIGKVMYDPDNMVNTTYPDTWTDIWKRKFYWGYAMGLKFKKQVPYNIRLWLRPLLFLALFMSLLAFLITIPYGVNVYLVPGSIFFILLITLTIFFIPLGMIVMLRNGDREFFKTLSLLAILPVFREFAYIYGMYWGFCNGHREMIRSTWKDELHCRDTKDGEKNISV, encoded by the coding sequence ATGAAATTTTCTATCCTCGTTCCTGCTTACAATGAGGAGCAATCTATCGCTTCTTGTTTAAACTCCCTTATTGCACTTCCTGATAATAAGGAGATTATTGTTATTGATGATGCCTCTACTGATCTTACCGTTCAGACTATTGAGAAATTTTTAAACAGGGGTATTATTTTAGTACGAAGGGAAAGAAATGGTGGGAGAGCTGCTGCCCTGAATTCAGGATTACAAAGGTCTACAGGTGATATTATTGTTACAACAGATGCAGATACTGTTGTACCTCCTAACTGGTTACAAAGGTTTGAATCATATTTTAAACAGCAAGGTATCGTTGCGGTAGGGGGAGCTTATCAAGCCCGTAATAAGGAGAAACCGTTAGCGAATGCAACGAGTATCTTAGACCAAATACTGAATGGAATGTTTAAAAAATCAGTTGTTCCTAATAAACTTTCCGGTGTAAATTCAGCTATCCACAGAAGTGCACTACTCAATTCAGGCGGTTTTAATGAGAGTTCCTGGTGGAGTGAGGATTCCGAATTGGGCTGGAAATTGAAGGAGATAGGCAAGGTTATGTATGATCCTGATAATATGGTAAATACTACATATCCCGATACATGGACAGATATTTGGAAAAGGAAGTTTTATTGGGGATATGCAATGGGTCTTAAATTTAAAAAGCAAGTTCCCTATAATATAAGATTATGGCTGCGTCCTTTGCTATTTTTGGCGCTTTTTATGAGTCTTCTGGCATTTTTGATAACGATACCTTACGGAGTAAATGTGTATTTGGTGCCTGGCTCAATTTTTTTTATTTTATTAATTACATTAACTATCTTTTTCATTCCACTTGGTATGATTGTGATGTTAAGAAATGGTGATCGTGAATTTTTTAAAACACTATCTTTACTAGCAATCCTACCTGTATTTCGCGAGTTTGCTTATATCTATGGGATGTATTGGGGGTTTTGTAATGGCCATAGAGAAATGATAAGGTCGACATGGAAAGATGAATTACATTGCAGAGATACAAAGGACGGAGAGAAGAATATCAGTGTATAG
- a CDS encoding radical SAM protein — translation MFANNLYLIKGILGRIFYSIPQKPERIQLEITNRCNYTCGMCPRESFHLPEKDISFNLFTKIIDRLTQNNFYHYNLTLTGWGEPLLHPELINMIVYTKGKGHSVGVTTNGLLLASFIEKFIEIALDKLTISLDSVEEYNETGECHPYNKIVQKNIELLVRLRNTRKKPFVTVQVTMHNKQQCLKTVKFAAEIGVDRVFLVRLNIPFGMQSFKRPHLKEELEIYEEVDEIARKYGLQIDNNYVAFSNGLLRLLYKQLRPIMYRFDKYCPKPYDYLYITIDGKITPCCDLPRYEVGNIVKQNINKIWHSENMQYFRKHQDEVCGKCDALRLKHLN, via the coding sequence ATGTTTGCAAACAATCTCTACCTCATAAAAGGCATCTTAGGCAGAATTTTTTATAGTATTCCTCAAAAACCAGAACGTATCCAGCTTGAGATTACCAACCGATGTAATTACACGTGTGGTATGTGCCCCAGAGAATCCTTCCATCTGCCAGAAAAAGACATTTCATTTAACCTCTTTACAAAAATTATTGATCGTTTAACGCAAAATAATTTTTACCATTACAACCTTACTCTTACTGGATGGGGTGAGCCCTTACTACATCCGGAGTTGATAAATATGATTGTTTATACAAAAGGTAAAGGGCATAGCGTTGGTGTGACAACGAATGGTTTGCTGCTGGCCTCTTTTATAGAAAAATTTATCGAGATAGCGCTGGACAAATTAACTATTTCCTTAGATAGTGTGGAGGAATATAATGAAACAGGAGAATGCCATCCCTATAATAAGATTGTGCAAAAGAATATAGAGTTACTTGTCCGATTACGGAATACCAGGAAAAAACCGTTTGTTACGGTGCAAGTAACTATGCATAACAAACAACAATGCCTGAAGACGGTTAAATTTGCTGCGGAGATAGGAGTTGATCGCGTATTTCTGGTACGATTAAATATACCCTTTGGTATGCAAAGCTTCAAAAGGCCTCATTTAAAAGAGGAATTAGAAATTTATGAAGAGGTTGATGAGATAGCCAGAAAATATGGATTACAGATCGATAACAACTATGTAGCTTTCAGCAATGGTTTGCTTCGATTGCTCTATAAACAATTACGCCCCATAATGTATCGGTTTGATAAGTATTGTCCAAAACCGTACGACTACTTGTATATTACTATTGATGGTAAGATAACTCCATGCTGCGATCTGCCGCGATATGAAGTAGGTAATATAGTAAAACAAAATATTAACAAGATATGGCATAGTGAGAATATGCAATACTTTCGCAAGCATCAGGATGAGGTATGTGGTAAGTGTGATGCATTGAGGTTGAAGCATTTAAATTAA
- a CDS encoding DnaJ domain-containing protein has product MVIRYYLLPADIFIAKHLSYFIRITTVVNYYDILEVHHEVSEEEIKRSFRTLIKKYHPDIHGQNKLWAESKTKTIIQAYKILSDSTAREQYDRLYKHHLQTYKTTRIYKKEEKNSKTDTSIRTQVHTIFVDLLNGRMQNAVERYECLSEEYVNVDFLLHLNHRDYIDCKFLLAEAYEKLGKYEICIEFYEFILERGRNSTHRHHLLAEIKERVRNIYCRKLAKCAPPEKALTIYEKVLKLKLYKNENAFIYKKMAECYIKLKEYENALKHLNIALSLKPNLQGANKLKTKLKQHNPNFAI; this is encoded by the coding sequence GTGGTAATTCGCTATTACCTATTACCCGCAGATATCTTTATTGCAAAACATTTATCTTATTTTATAAGAATTACAACCGTGGTGAATTATTACGATATTCTCGAAGTACATCATGAAGTAAGTGAAGAAGAGATTAAACGCTCATTTCGAACACTTATCAAAAAATATCATCCAGATATTCATGGTCAAAATAAGCTGTGGGCAGAATCAAAGACTAAGACTATTATCCAGGCATATAAGATTCTGTCTGATTCAACGGCTCGAGAACAATATGATAGGCTATATAAGCATCACCTACAAACCTACAAGACAACGCGAATCTATAAAAAAGAGGAAAAAAATTCAAAAACTGATACAAGTATCCGGACACAGGTGCACACTATCTTTGTCGACCTTTTAAACGGCCGTATGCAGAATGCAGTTGAAAGATATGAATGTCTCTCAGAAGAATATGTCAATGTTGATTTTCTTTTGCATTTAAATCACCGGGATTATATTGACTGCAAATTCTTACTAGCTGAAGCTTATGAGAAATTAGGAAAATATGAAATCTGTATTGAATTTTACGAATTTATACTTGAACGAGGAAGAAACAGCACACATCGTCATCATTTACTTGCTGAAATTAAAGAACGAGTCAGGAATATCTATTGTCGTAAACTCGCAAAATGTGCACCTCCAGAAAAAGCATTGACTATTTATGAAAAGGTGCTAAAACTCAAGCTATACAAGAACGAGAATGCCTTTATTTACAAAAAAATGGCTGAATGCTATATCAAATTAAAAGAATATGAAAATGCTTTAAAACACCTTAATATTGCCCTATCGTTAAAACCTAACCTTCAAGGTGCAAATAAACTTAAAACAAAACTGAAACAACATAACCCAAACTTTGCTATTTAA
- a CDS encoding aquaporin, whose translation MNAYKKYIAELVGTFALVFIAAGSVCADFYLRQAGGQGLGLLGISIAFGVVVTAVIYATSYVSGSHVNPAVTISFWITKRMDPNTAIMYIISQIAGATLAGLALKTLFPDAVKTVYLGTCMLAPGVSIARGILMEFIISFLLIFTIYGTLVDKRASAGFAGVAIGLVILFGAMIGGIISGGAMNPARVFGPAIASGQFTHHYVWWIGPILGGIVAGFVYDKLFADSKKS comes from the coding sequence ATGAATGCGTACAAAAAGTATATAGCCGAGTTAGTTGGAACATTTGCATTGGTATTTATTGCGGCTGGTTCTGTATGCGCCGATTTTTATTTAAGGCAGGCAGGTGGGCAAGGACTAGGTCTTTTAGGTATTTCTATAGCATTTGGTGTGGTAGTAACTGCCGTTATTTATGCCACGAGTTATGTTTCTGGTTCTCATGTTAATCCTGCTGTTACTATATCCTTCTGGATTACGAAAAGGATGGATCCTAATACTGCAATCATGTATATAATCTCCCAAATAGCTGGCGCAACATTAGCAGGACTTGCACTAAAAACCCTTTTCCCTGATGCAGTCAAAACCGTATATTTAGGAACATGTATGTTAGCGCCAGGAGTTTCTATCGCGCGCGGAATACTCATGGAATTCATTATCAGTTTCCTTTTGATATTTACTATTTATGGGACCCTTGTGGACAAAAGGGCTTCTGCTGGATTTGCAGGAGTAGCCATAGGGTTGGTAATACTCTTTGGAGCAATGATCGGTGGTATAATTAGTGGCGGTGCAATGAATCCCGCTCGTGTCTTTGGTCCGGCTATTGCTTCAGGCCAGTTTACTCATCATTATGTATGGTGGATCGGTCCAATATTAGGAGGGATTGTGGCTGGTTTTGTCTACGATAAACTCTTTGCTGACAGCAAAAAATCATAA
- a CDS encoding inositol monophosphatase, with amino-acid sequence MVRNPNDVDNYLDIARGAALQAGIILKEHFGKLCPSMIDEKAKNDFVTDVDKRSEELIKTIIKSHFNNHDFLAEESSAEGHSRSSPFLWIIDPLDGTSNYIHGLPSFAISIALEIEGELTVGLIYEPLREIIYSAIKRRGAFKNNKRMSISHPKILHNSLIATGFPFRIKDFIDAYLKSFRELFMHASGIRRGGSACLDLAYTAEGIFGGFFECALSPWDMAAGALLVEEAGGVVTDFNGSNQYLKTGNIIAANKGVHDDMLKIIQKTFENS; translated from the coding sequence ATGGTACGAAATCCAAATGATGTAGATAACTATCTCGATATTGCAAGAGGGGCTGCTCTCCAAGCGGGTATTATCTTAAAGGAACACTTTGGGAAGTTGTGCCCCTCCATGATCGATGAAAAAGCCAAGAATGATTTTGTAACTGATGTAGATAAGAGATCTGAAGAACTTATTAAAACTATTATTAAATCTCATTTTAACAATCACGATTTTCTTGCAGAAGAGTCATCAGCAGAAGGACATTCCCGTTCCTCCCCTTTCTTATGGATTATAGATCCACTGGATGGCACTTCAAACTATATCCATGGCCTTCCGAGTTTCGCCATCTCTATTGCTCTCGAAATTGAAGGAGAATTAACGGTTGGGCTTATTTACGAACCCTTGAGAGAAATTATCTATTCTGCCATTAAAAGACGGGGGGCTTTTAAAAATAACAAACGTATGAGTATCTCCCATCCCAAAATCTTACATAATTCCCTGATTGCAACGGGTTTTCCTTTTCGGATAAAGGATTTTATAGATGCTTACCTTAAATCGTTTAGAGAGTTATTTATGCACGCTTCTGGCATCAGAAGAGGAGGTTCTGCTTGTCTTGATCTTGCATACACAGCGGAGGGCATCTTTGGTGGTTTCTTCGAATGTGCTTTATCACCATGGGACATGGCAGCAGGAGCCCTTTTAGTCGAAGAGGCAGGTGGCGTGGTTACAGATTTTAATGGAAGTAACCAGTATCTAAAAACTGGTAACATCATAGCCGCTAATAAAGGTGTTCACGATGATATGCTAAAGATTATCCAAAAAACCTTTGAGAATTCATAA
- the purM gene encoding phosphoribosylformylglycinamidine cyclo-ligase yields the protein MAKKIKGLTYKEAGVDIDTKGQFTTDIYTKMRTTFRPQVIENPDGFGGLFALNSRTKKYRQPVLVSSTDGVGTKLKIAFMMKKHSTIGIDLVAMCVNDIVVLGAEPLFLLDYLASSRIVPKVLHEVLDGIVEGCRQAGCALIGGETPEMPGFYHEGEYDIAGFVVGVVEKDRIIDGKTIKPGDVVIGLSSSGVHSNGFSLARKVFLIRRR from the coding sequence ATGGCAAAAAAAATAAAAGGACTTACCTATAAAGAAGCAGGTGTTGATATTGATACAAAAGGTCAATTTACGACAGATATCTATACGAAAATGCGAACGACCTTTCGTCCTCAGGTAATTGAAAACCCTGATGGATTTGGTGGTTTGTTTGCTTTAAATTCACGCACCAAAAAATATCGTCAGCCGGTGCTTGTTTCCTCGACAGACGGTGTAGGCACGAAACTAAAAATCGCCTTTATGATGAAGAAACACAGTACCATTGGAATTGACCTTGTTGCTATGTGTGTTAATGATATTGTGGTATTGGGGGCGGAACCGCTCTTTTTGCTAGACTATTTGGCTAGCAGCAGGATTGTACCGAAGGTTTTACATGAGGTATTAGATGGTATTGTAGAGGGGTGCCGTCAGGCAGGTTGTGCACTTATCGGTGGTGAAACGCCGGAAATGCCAGGGTTCTATCATGAAGGAGAATATGATATTGCAGGCTTTGTAGTAGGCGTTGTAGAAAAGGATCGAATTATCGATGGCAAAACAATAAAACCGGGAGATGTAGTTATTGGTTTGAGCTCAAGTGGCGTCCATAGTAATGGATTCTCTCTTGCAAGAAAAGTTTTTTTGATAAGGCGAAGATGA